A stretch of the Sulfurimonas sp. HSL-1656 genome encodes the following:
- a CDS encoding secretin N-terminal domain-containing protein: MKNMTPFQKINKSLTSVAAAVLLASSVQAADCTYELFSISGAKGMTISKYIDQLSDECELTLIINDNEAEKKMSKRLQRTNLKNLTLNEVLDILLVDNNLNYTLENNLLKISFIETQTYNIDYIISARKSIGSTDILLSSSQATDASSNNTSGSNRSSGGSSSGAGQDLGYGSKQITQNNTSGIKIESLDEVKFWEELDLELQRVLNRPTDFYQAEAPIVNKNAGLVTVTATVRQQQRLEKYLKELQKKIQYQVLIDVRMMAVTLSDVKSNGIDWSQIYALQNLNLTVDKLDALNVSEFDTAGQILTGGAGGYSGPASLLRMYGGNTINELVKFLETQGDVDAISNPKVLTLNNQPALITVGTEYFIKSSNPTFLQVVLREHHKQPRMTLSTPFLQASSWTSLRKSQMTTPLR; encoded by the coding sequence CTCTTTTCCATCAGCGGTGCGAAAGGGATGACGATCTCCAAGTACATTGATCAGCTGAGCGATGAGTGTGAACTGACACTGATCATCAATGATAATGAAGCGGAAAAGAAGATGTCCAAACGTCTTCAGCGGACAAACCTGAAAAACCTGACGCTGAATGAAGTTTTGGATATTCTCCTCGTCGACAACAACCTGAACTATACGCTGGAGAATAATCTTCTCAAAATCTCTTTCATTGAGACGCAGACGTACAATATTGACTACATCATCAGTGCCCGCAAAAGTATCGGTAGTACTGACATTCTTCTGAGTAGTTCTCAAGCGACAGATGCATCATCTAACAACACTAGTGGCTCAAACAGATCAAGTGGCGGGAGCAGCAGTGGAGCCGGTCAGGATCTTGGTTATGGTTCAAAACAGATTACTCAGAATAATACGTCCGGTATCAAAATCGAATCCTTGGACGAAGTCAAATTCTGGGAAGAGCTTGACCTTGAGCTGCAGCGTGTCCTCAACCGTCCAACGGACTTCTACCAGGCGGAAGCCCCCATTGTCAATAAAAATGCAGGTCTTGTTACAGTCACGGCAACAGTACGCCAACAGCAGCGTCTTGAGAAATATCTTAAAGAGCTTCAGAAAAAGATTCAGTACCAGGTACTCATTGATGTGCGTATGATGGCTGTCACTCTTAGTGATGTCAAATCAAACGGTATCGACTGGTCTCAGATCTATGCCCTTCAGAACCTTAATCTCACCGTTGATAAACTTGACGCTCTCAATGTCAGTGAATTTGACACAGCAGGTCAGATCCTTACAGGAGGCGCAGGTGGCTATAGTGGCCCTGCATCCCTACTGAGAATGTATGGAGGGAACACCATAAACGAATTGGTCAAATTCCTCGAGACACAGGGGGATGTCGATGCGATCTCAAATCCAAAGGTCCTTACTCTGAACAACCAACCTGCATTGATTACCGTCGGTACTGAGTATTTTATAAAATCCAGCAATCCAACATTCTTGCAGGTAGTTCTTCGGGAACATCACAAACAACCCAGAATGACGTTGTCAACTCCATTTTTGCAGGCGTCCTCCTGGACATCACTCCGGAAATCGCAAATGACAACACCATTACGTTGA
- a CDS encoding type II secretion system F family protein has product MKYYLATVLAKGKKVQHGFYADGKKEAMYIAKVRYPGIVVNVTEGAAPLEDQLKHFKERVIGNVKKKKVKPDSLIAAIRQLAVMTNAGISVHDALNEIARAANDPVLEEIFSSIAEDINSGSSMSKSMENFRFQLGGLTLAMVELGEQTGNMAESLYQLADMLEEIRRNVIKFKKAMAYPRNVMIAMAVAFTILISYVVPQFKKIFEELHADLPLPTIILLKLEYLFNNFGPYVLAALIVFIIIFRYMLNTNREFRFRWHQLLLKTYLIKNLIMYSTLNRFTLVFSALVKAGIPIADALETSIAMIDNLPLQEKLSTVRQAVEKGSSLSEGLADTGLFENMIIQMISAGEQGGQLDSMLEKVTDYYKMRFDQIIDGLAEAIEPIMLFIIAAMVLLLALGIFLPMWSLNDAVQGRG; this is encoded by the coding sequence ATGAAATACTATCTCGCAACAGTCCTGGCCAAAGGTAAAAAGGTACAGCACGGCTTTTATGCCGACGGAAAAAAAGAGGCAATGTATATTGCGAAAGTACGTTATCCGGGGATCGTCGTCAATGTCACCGAAGGTGCGGCACCGCTGGAAGACCAGCTTAAGCACTTTAAAGAGCGTGTCATTGGCAATGTCAAAAAGAAAAAGGTTAAGCCAGACTCCCTGATTGCTGCAATTCGGCAGCTAGCGGTTATGACTAATGCCGGGATCTCAGTGCACGATGCATTGAATGAAATTGCACGTGCAGCCAACGACCCTGTACTAGAAGAGATTTTTTCATCAATCGCTGAAGACATCAACTCTGGTTCCAGCATGTCTAAATCAATGGAGAACTTTCGCTTCCAACTCGGCGGGCTTACGCTGGCGATGGTCGAGCTCGGTGAGCAGACCGGTAATATGGCTGAATCGCTCTACCAGCTTGCCGATATGCTCGAAGAGATACGGCGCAACGTTATCAAATTCAAAAAAGCAATGGCCTACCCGCGTAATGTCATGATTGCCATGGCTGTCGCATTCACTATTCTGATCTCCTATGTCGTACCGCAGTTCAAAAAGATTTTTGAAGAGCTTCATGCCGACCTGCCGTTACCGACAATTATTCTGTTGAAACTGGAGTATCTTTTCAACAACTTTGGCCCTTATGTGCTAGCCGCTCTGATCGTGTTCATTATCATTTTCAGATATATGCTCAATACCAACCGGGAGTTTAGATTCAGGTGGCACCAGCTCCTGCTAAAAACCTATCTCATCAAGAACCTGATCATGTACTCGACGCTTAACCGTTTTACGCTGGTCTTTTCGGCTCTGGTCAAAGCGGGTATTCCGATTGCCGACGCACTCGAAACGTCAATTGCGATGATTGACAATCTACCCCTGCAGGAAAAATTGTCAACTGTGCGTCAGGCTGTTGAAAAGGGGTCATCGCTCAGTGAGGGGCTTGCAGATACCGGTTTGTTTGAGAACATGATCATCCAGATGATCTCCGCCGGTGAGCAGGGTGGTCAACTTGACTCAATGTTGGAAAAAGTCACAGACTATTACAAGATGCGCTTTGACCAGATTATCGATGGTCTGGCCGAAGCGATCGAACCGATCATGCTCTTTATCATTGCGGCCATGGTTTTGCTGCTTGCCCTTGGTATCTTCCTGCCAATGTGGTCACTCAACGACGCCGTTCAAGGTCGTGGTTAA
- a CDS encoding ATPase, T2SS/T4P/T4SS family, producing MDRITHDLLEKKHISQTQIDRLVKVGVKEEILLETLTKVGAVSLNFVKRFVVEQIRAGKYDLEILKQYTFLPERAVLEYLAEVLEIQYIDLDSIDMDYRLAERVPLNLLQRSNALPVAESDMSITVAFADPLNIDAQEAIQRVFPRKPLQVAISSGKQIQSYLFKIDIKSSVKGLVDNIRKELNTIGSPEEQKDASSILQLINVILKTCIKSRASDIHIEPTENNCVVRARVDGKLAEIFIFDQDIYPPLASRFKLLSNLDIAEKRKPQDGRFSAMVGDREYDFRFSTLPILYGESIVMRILDKEKALIRLEDAGMDTDGYKKLIQALKKPHGILLVTGPTGSGKTTTLYGALNELRNVEDKVITVEDPVEYRMNLIQQVQVHPQVGMTFAAALRSILRQDPDKIMIGEIRDHETLEIAIKAALTGHLVISTLHTNDAISALPRMADMGIEPYLISGAVVAVQAQRLVRKICPHCKKELEVPPSLLKEYKAYLPPETVFYHGIGCKECNGSGYLGREMISEVLPITETLSSMIARSASKEEMMKQAIQEGFVSMFQNGMKKVVEGKTTIEEVLRVAKE from the coding sequence GTGGATAGAATAACTCACGATCTTCTGGAAAAAAAGCATATCTCTCAGACCCAGATTGACCGCCTTGTAAAGGTCGGGGTCAAAGAGGAGATTCTGCTGGAAACACTGACGAAAGTCGGTGCCGTTTCACTCAATTTTGTCAAACGTTTTGTCGTCGAACAGATCCGGGCAGGCAAATATGACCTGGAAATTCTCAAACAGTACACTTTCCTTCCGGAAAGGGCGGTCCTCGAATACCTGGCTGAAGTCCTGGAGATCCAGTATATCGATCTCGATTCGATCGATATGGATTACCGTCTCGCTGAGCGTGTTCCCCTGAATCTTCTGCAACGTTCCAATGCCCTGCCGGTAGCAGAAAGCGATATGAGTATTACCGTGGCATTCGCCGATCCGCTTAATATCGATGCCCAGGAAGCCATTCAGCGTGTATTTCCACGCAAGCCACTACAAGTAGCGATCTCTTCAGGAAAGCAGATACAGTCCTATCTTTTCAAGATCGACATTAAAAGCAGTGTCAAAGGTCTTGTTGACAACATCCGTAAAGAGCTCAACACTATTGGATCCCCGGAGGAACAAAAAGATGCTTCCTCCATTTTGCAGCTGATCAACGTTATTCTAAAAACCTGTATCAAAAGCCGGGCCAGTGACATCCATATTGAGCCGACAGAAAATAACTGCGTCGTTCGGGCGCGGGTAGACGGTAAACTTGCCGAAATCTTCATCTTTGACCAGGATATCTATCCGCCGCTGGCCTCGCGCTTCAAACTCCTCTCTAATCTTGATATCGCCGAAAAGCGCAAGCCGCAGGACGGTCGTTTCTCCGCCATGGTCGGAGACCGTGAATATGACTTCCGTTTCTCCACGCTGCCGATTCTCTACGGCGAGTCGATTGTTATGCGTATTTTGGATAAAGAGAAGGCCCTGATCCGACTGGAAGATGCCGGTATGGATACCGATGGGTACAAAAAGCTTATCCAGGCACTCAAAAAACCCCACGGTATCCTCCTTGTTACCGGACCGACCGGTTCGGGGAAAACAACAACACTTTACGGCGCCCTCAACGAACTGCGTAATGTGGAAGATAAAGTCATTACCGTTGAAGACCCTGTCGAATACCGGATGAATCTCATTCAGCAGGTCCAGGTGCATCCTCAGGTCGGCATGACCTTTGCCGCAGCACTACGCTCCATTTTGCGTCAGGACCCGGACAAGATCATGATCGGTGAAATCCGTGACCACGAAACCCTGGAGATTGCGATCAAGGCGGCTTTGACCGGTCACCTCGTCATCTCAACACTGCATACGAATGATGCCATCAGCGCCCTGCCCCGTATGGCGGACATGGGCATTGAACCCTACCTTATCAGCGGGGCCGTCGTTGCCGTTCAGGCACAACGTCTGGTGCGTAAAATCTGTCCTCACTGTAAAAAAGAGCTTGAGGTACCACCCAGCCTGCTTAAAGAGTATAAAGCATACCTTCCGCCCGAAACGGTCTTCTACCATGGTATAGGATGCAAAGAGTGCAACGGCAGCGGCTATCTGGGCCGGGAGATGATCAGTGAGGTACTGCCCATCACTGAAACGCTCAGCAGTATGATTGCCAGGAGCGCCTCCAAAGAGGAGATGATGAAACAGGCAATTCAGGAAGGTTTTGTTAGTATGTTCCAAAATGGGATGAAAAAGGTTGTCGAAGGTAAAACAACCATCGAAGAAGTCTTAAGGGTGGCAAAAGAATGA
- a CDS encoding ATP-binding protein, translated as MQNNNLFDVSKEVFLDVVDANAYVQLDRVAIVYRSLMEAIKKPLKMILLFGKPGTGKSMMLSRIYKELHDRQKIVLYQTPITDEDAFFRSLARDVFDYITDEPIHFTRFNELAAQYTFETAPVILLDEAQMYSTALLEKIRLISDTRQIKFIISLHKTEQEDVIAKEHFQSRIWEAQELLNASAAELKIYIQKKLLRSNCFDVANMFNDKNVRWIHELTEGNYRNTNKLLFALFSIASWYEENQPTQINYTSINRKMIEMAGIETGFIHA; from the coding sequence ATGCAGAATAACAACCTCTTTGACGTTTCCAAAGAGGTCTTTCTCGATGTCGTCGACGCGAATGCATACGTGCAGCTTGATCGCGTCGCCATCGTCTACAGATCCCTGATGGAAGCCATTAAAAAACCCCTCAAAATGATTCTATTGTTCGGCAAACCCGGGACAGGGAAAAGTATGATGCTCAGCCGCATCTATAAAGAGCTGCATGACCGGCAAAAAATCGTTCTCTACCAGACTCCGATCACGGATGAGGACGCGTTTTTCCGCTCGCTGGCACGGGATGTTTTCGACTACATTACAGACGAACCAATTCATTTTACACGTTTTAATGAACTGGCTGCGCAGTATACCTTTGAAACAGCGCCGGTTATTTTGCTGGATGAAGCACAGATGTATTCGACAGCTCTGTTGGAAAAAATACGTCTCATCTCCGACACACGACAGATCAAGTTTATTATCTCCCTCCACAAAACGGAGCAGGAAGATGTTATTGCCAAAGAACACTTCCAATCACGCATCTGGGAGGCACAAGAGTTGCTCAACGCTTCCGCCGCAGAACTGAAAATCTACATTCAGAAAAAACTGCTCCGGTCGAACTGTTTTGATGTTGCCAATATGTTCAATGACAAGAATGTCCGCTGGATCCATGAACTGACCGAAGGCAATTACCGAAATACGAACAAACTGCTCTTCGCCCTTTTCAGTATTGCATCATGGTATGAAGAGAATCAACCGACTCAGATCAACTATACGTCCATTAACCGCAAGATGATCGAGATGGCAGGTATTGAAACGGGGTTTATCCATGCTTAA